From a single Leishmania infantum JPCM5 genome chromosome 36 genomic region:
- a CDS encoding mitochondrial ATP-dependent zinc metallopeptidase, with the protein MSYGQPQQQPLPSDLGTKERPIVVVSAPQKASWATRFWMFLLFGIALSCFISLVEEFNDRFQEGQPANKSGFARSGISGLFGSVDVKPVNLDNLEVTFDSIRGCDEAKKELEEIVEFLKDPEKFYNLGGRLPKGALLTGPPGCGKTMLAKAIAKEAGVSFFYATGSEFDEMFVGVGARRVRELFAAAKANSPALIFIDEVDALGGRRSRSDHSTSRMTLNQLLAEMDGFDSDEAVIVLAATNTPETLDKALTRPGRLDTTITVDPPDMKGRAEVVQVYLDKIKTDSTVNAMDIARGTTGFTGAELSNLVNLAAIRAAVLNKAKVTSEEIEYAKDRVMMGAESKKIVPEEERRVTAFHEGGHALSAILLKDEGADPVHKATIVPRGNGIMGLVQQQPDRDKYSQSKRQCLARLKVCVAGRVGEEILLGPDDITTGAGSDFQQATNMARHMVRQFGFSDAMGFVDYGTPDTAEGAYISDETKLKIEKEVHRLVEQAYIETKELLLSHRAELESIANNLLKYETLSGKDLEKIIKGEAIPERPPRLSQAAESKAAPPRGGNSDQANGRRTVPIS; encoded by the coding sequence ATGTCGTATGGGCAgccacaacagcagccgctcccaaGCGATCTGGGCACGAAGGAAAGACCGATTGTGGTTGTGTCAGCCCCGCAGAAGGCTTCCTGGGCCACCCGCTTCTGGATGTTCTTGCTCTTCGGGATTGCTCTTAGCTGCTTCATCAGCCTGGTCGAGGAGTTCAACGATCGCTTTCAGGAGGGCCAGCCTGCAAACAAGTCAGGATTTGCGCGCTCTGGCATATCTGGCCTGTTCGGCTCTGTCGACGTGAAGCCGGTGAATCTGGACAACCTGGAGGTCACATTTGACAGCATCCGCGGATGCGATGAGGCGAAAAaagagctggaggagatTGTTGAGTTTCTAAAGGACCCCGAGAAGTTCTACAATTTGGGTGGGCGGCTGCCAAAAGGAGCGCTGCTCACCGGTCCGCCAGGGTGCGGGAAAACCATGCTAGCAAAGGCGATTGCCAAAGAGGCTGGCGTGAGCTTTTTCTACGCCACCGGAAGCGAGTTCGATGAGATGTTtgttggcgtcggcgcccgCCGCGTTCGCGAACTTTTCGCGGCCGCAAAGGCCAACTCACCAGCTTTGATTTTCATCGACGAGGTAGACGCATTAGGCGGTCGCCGCTCTCGTTCTGACCACAGCACCTCTCGCATGACGTTAAACCAGCTCCTGGCAGAGATGGACGGCTTCGACTCCGACGAGGCCGTTATTGTCCTCGCCGCCACGAACACCCCTGAAACGCTGGACAAGGCACTCACGCGCCCCGGTCGTCTGgacaccaccatcaccgttGATCCACCGGATATGAAAGGGCGCGCGGAGGTGGTTCAGGTGTACCTTGACAAAATCAAGACAGACAGCACGGTCAATGCAATGGATATTGCACGCGGAACAACTGGCTTCACAGGTGCCGAGCTTAGCAACTTGGTGAATCTGGCAGCCATCAGGGCCGCGGTGCTGAACAAGGCGAAGGTGACCAGCGAAGAGATAGAGTACGCTAAGGACCGCGTCATGATGGGTGCCGAGAGCAAGAAGATTgtgccggaggaggagcgtcgCGTGACCGCGTTCCACGAGGGCGGCCACGCTTTGAGCGCTATCTTGCTGAAGGACGAGGGTGCCGATCCTGTCCACAAGGCAACCATCGTACCCCGCGGCAACGGCATTATGGGactcgtccagcagcagccggacAGGGATAAGTACAGTCAAAGCAAGCGCCAGTGCCTGGCTCGCCTgaaggtgtgtgtggcgggACGAGTCGGCGAAGAGATTCTTTTAGGCCCTGACGATATCACGACCGGCGCAGGCTCCGATTTTCAGCAGGCCACCAACATGGCCCGCCACATGGTGCGACAGTTCGGGTTCAGCGACGCCATGGGCTTCGTAGACTATGGTACACCCGACACCGCCGAAGGCGCCTACATTTCAGATGAGACGAAGCTCAAAATCGAAAAAGAGGTACATCGCCTTGTTGAGCAGGCCTACATCGAGACCAAGGAGCTTCTTCTGAGCCACCGCGCTGAGTTGGAGAGTATCGCCAACAACCTACTCAAGTATGAAACGCTCAGTGGCAAGGATCTTGAGAAGATTATAAAGGGCGAGGCTATCCCAGAGCGTCCTCCGCGCCTCTCACAGGCTGCAGAGAGCaaggccgcgccgccacgagGCGGGAACAGCGACCAGGCAAACGGTCGGAGAACTGTTCCAATCTCATAG